One Spiroplasma endosymbiont of Cantharis nigra DNA segment encodes these proteins:
- the dusB gene encoding tRNA dihydrouridine synthase DusB yields the protein MKIRNIDIKGKVFLGPMAGTTNAAFRIICKEKGASLVYAEMVSTEGLVHNNQKTKTMIEVSELEHPITLQIFGFDIESFVEGAKIVEEFSECDVIDINMGCPAPKVALRSQAGANLLKYPERVGEVIKAVVENTSKPVTVKMRIGWDDENRNVVELAKIAEKNGASAIAVHGRTRNQFYNGKADWSWIRKVKEAVKIPVIGNGDVFDGPSAKAMIEETGCDGIMIARAAQGNPWVFREIQHYLDTGEFLEGPSYQEWKATVTRHANILIEMRGEEFAIREMRKQLLWYLGTLGSDNKIKEMKKMATTIESLEDMKKIFKFYEDGKLGEYENE from the coding sequence ATGAAAATTAGAAATATAGATATAAAAGGTAAAGTATTTTTGGGTCCAATGGCAGGAACTACAAATGCAGCTTTCAGAATTATTTGTAAAGAAAAAGGAGCCTCTTTAGTATATGCTGAGATGGTTAGTACAGAAGGTTTAGTTCATAATAATCAAAAAACTAAAACTATGATTGAGGTTTCTGAATTGGAACATCCAATCACTTTACAAATTTTTGGATTTGATATTGAGTCATTTGTTGAAGGTGCAAAAATTGTTGAAGAATTTTCTGAGTGTGATGTTATAGATATAAATATGGGTTGTCCTGCACCAAAAGTTGCATTAAGAAGTCAAGCAGGAGCAAATTTATTAAAATATCCAGAAAGAGTAGGAGAAGTAATTAAGGCAGTTGTTGAAAATACTTCTAAACCAGTTACTGTAAAAATGAGAATTGGTTGAGATGATGAAAACAGAAATGTTGTTGAACTTGCAAAAATAGCTGAGAAAAATGGAGCTAGTGCTATAGCTGTGCATGGAAGAACAAGAAATCAATTTTATAATGGTAAAGCGGATTGAAGCTGGATTAGAAAAGTAAAAGAGGCAGTTAAAATTCCTGTAATTGGGAATGGCGATGTTTTTGATGGTCCTTCAGCAAAGGCGATGATTGAAGAAACAGGTTGTGATGGAATTATGATTGCAAGAGCAGCACAAGGTAATCCGTGAGTTTTTAGAGAAATACAACATTATCTTGATACAGGTGAATTTTTAGAGGGACCAAGTTATCAAGAATGAAAAGCAACAGTGACAAGGCATGCAAATATTTTAATTGAAATGCGTGGAGAAGAATTTGCAATTAGAGAAATGAGAAAACAACTTCTTTGATATTTAGGAACATTAGGTTCAGATAATAAAATAAAAGAAATGAAAAAAATGGCAACGACTATAGAATCATTAGAAGATATGAAAAAAATATTTAAATTTTATGAAGATGGAAAATTAGGAGAATATGAAAATGAGTAA
- a CDS encoding DUF1904 family protein gives MPIFSFKGVDETHLKEYFKKIDELALIINTDSKKIVFWNDTSTLIGNGYAKDAIQINIDWIARPLKQAEVVNHIQKFFSKISKNIYVIFKEINNLLYINGESKN, from the coding sequence ATGCCAATTTTTAGTTTTAAAGGTGTGGATGAAACTCACCTTAAAGAATATTTTAAAAAAATTGATGAATTAGCTTTAATTATAAATACTGATTCTAAAAAAATAGTTTTTTGAAATGACACTAGTACTTTAATTGGAAATGGTTATGCAAAAGATGCAATTCAAATAAATATTGATTGAATTGCAAGACCCCTAAAACAAGCTGAGGTTGTTAATCATATTCAAAAATTCTTTTCAAAAATATCAAAAAATATATATGTTATATTTAAAGAAATAAATAATTTATTATATATAAATGGAGAAAGTAAAAATTAA
- a CDS encoding ABC transporter ATP-binding protein, with amino-acid sequence MEDKDLKQQKRVEADLKQSEKIDNKKLTKKTSVGMDQTLIREFEHVQLPLVTEEGVKGLKLKNKIQKQNTSKYSKKILEGKIVSTTGNNPDLDKNVIELYNVKRWYVTGDMLTPVLRGVDLKLEKGKFIVILGPSGSGKTTLLNTISGLDKASEGDVFVLGNNLSLLKDSHLTKFRRENVGFIFQQYNLLSNLTAKENAEVGENLSKSKENKMSIEEIFKTIGMEEQMNKYPHQMSGGQQQRVSIARALAKNPEILFGDEPTGALDEEMGRKVLDILVDVKEKYNTTVIIVTHNPNISEIGDTVIHVRNGLIDEIKHNKSPKRPAQIDWS; translated from the coding sequence ATGGAAGACAAAGATTTAAAACAACAAAAAAGGGTTGAAGCAGATTTAAAACAATCTGAAAAGATTGACAATAAAAAACTAACTAAAAAAACTTCGGTTGGCATGGATCAAACTCTTATAAGAGAGTTTGAACATGTTCAGTTACCATTAGTAACTGAAGAAGGTGTTAAAGGATTGAAATTAAAAAATAAGATCCAAAAACAAAATACCTCAAAATATTCAAAAAAAATATTAGAAGGTAAAATAGTATCTACAACAGGGAATAATCCTGATTTAGATAAAAACGTTATTGAGCTATACAACGTAAAAAGATGATATGTGACTGGAGATATGTTAACTCCTGTGTTACGCGGTGTGGACTTGAAACTTGAAAAGGGTAAATTTATTGTAATACTTGGACCATCTGGTTCAGGAAAAACAACTTTATTAAATACAATCTCAGGATTGGATAAGGCATCAGAGGGTGATGTCTTTGTTCTAGGTAATAATTTGTCTTTATTAAAAGACTCTCATTTAACAAAATTTCGTAGAGAAAATGTTGGTTTTATATTCCAACAATACAATCTGCTTTCAAACTTAACTGCAAAAGAAAATGCAGAAGTTGGAGAAAACTTAAGTAAATCAAAAGAAAATAAAATGTCAATTGAAGAAATCTTTAAAACTATTGGTATGGAAGAACAAATGAATAAATACCCACATCAAATGTCTGGTGGACAGCAACAAAGGGTTTCCATTGCTAGAGCATTAGCAAAAAACCCCGAAATTCTATTTGGTGATGAACCAACAGGTGCACTAGATGAAGAGATGGGTAGAAAAGTATTAGATATTCTTGTTGATGTAAAAGAAAAATATAATACAACTGTAATCATTGTTACACATAATCCAAATATTAGTGAAATTGGAGATACTGTAATACACGTAAGAAATGGTTTAATTGATGAAATTAAGCACAATAAATCTCCAAAAAGACCAGCTCAAATTGACTGATCATAG
- a CDS encoding Hsp33 family molecular chaperone HslO: protein MDMEIRAISKKNNVKISIVDITESFNEIAVLQNTNPLATVALGRTIIDSALLSLSIKDGSKMTTNLNGMGLGGSIIAEFQDKKVRGYIQNPNFEIDKINLEEGSALSQVVGKQGFLQISRDNGETTPYTSRVEIISGEINFDFMYYLQQSDQINSLITSTIELNEDASIKKACGIIIQLLPGFKDEDIDFVEEKIGTLDHLVKTLINTTNYESLIKDICSDAKILGISELKFECTCNMDKVVSSVKLLGEKEIKKIIEHGEIVEVICDFCKKQYNVKPNEIK, encoded by the coding sequence ATGGATATGGAAATTAGAGCTATAAGTAAAAAAAATAATGTGAAAATATCAATAGTTGATATTACAGAAAGTTTTAATGAAATTGCAGTATTGCAAAATACAAATCCTCTTGCCACAGTTGCATTAGGTAGAACAATTATTGATAGTGCTCTTTTGAGTTTATCTATAAAAGATGGAAGCAAGATGACTACTAATTTAAATGGAATGGGTCTAGGCGGATCAATAATTGCTGAATTTCAGGATAAAAAAGTAAGAGGATATATTCAAAACCCAAACTTTGAAATTGATAAAATTAATCTTGAAGAGGGAAGTGCATTATCACAAGTAGTTGGAAAACAAGGATTTTTACAAATATCTAGAGATAATGGTGAAACTACTCCTTATACTTCAAGAGTCGAAATAATTTCAGGTGAGATTAATTTTGATTTTATGTATTATTTACAACAAAGTGATCAAATTAATTCTTTAATTACTTCAACAATTGAGTTGAATGAAGATGCCAGCATTAAAAAGGCTTGTGGAATAATTATTCAATTACTTCCTGGATTTAAAGATGAAGATATTGATTTTGTAGAAGAGAAGATAGGAACATTAGATCATTTAGTTAAAACTCTAATTAATACAACTAACTATGAATCTTTAATAAAAGATATTTGTAGTGATGCAAAAATATTAGGTATTAGTGAGTTAAAATTTGAATGTACTTGTAATATGGATAAGGTAGTATCTTCAGTTAAATTATTAGGAGAAAAAGAAATTAAAAAAATTATTGAACATGGAGAAATTGTAGAAGTTATTTGTGATTTTTGTAAAAAACAATATAATGTAAAACCAAATGAGATTAAATAA
- the ftsH gene encoding ATP-dependent zinc metalloprotease FtsH — MKKKKSIWLWVLFIVMLIVIGIVIWQFIAGTSDKLTESEFLELLMNNKISKNSTEQVYSGLHIISGSYTNSSGVVRKFVLTLTNSSYTSLRDDNNAFKDFTQNIITISQGNSPFMTLIINLLPMVILIGFYIWIFSSMSKGGMGGGMFGPGKNTRPREIKSDVKFSDVAGINEEKIELVELVDYLKNPNKYALMGARVPKGVLMEGPPGTGKTLLAKAVAGEAGVAFFSMAGSEFEEMFVGLGASRVRDLFSDAKKAAPCIIFIDEIDAVGRKRSGGMGASTNEQTLNQLLVEMDGFASNAGVIVMAATNRVDVLDSALLRPGRFDRTIQISLPDIREREAILKLHSRNKSVSPEIDWKRIAERTPGFSGAQLENVLNEAAILVVRDKRKMINILDIDEAIDRVVGGPAKKSRAMTMQDKQIVSYHEAGHALMGLRLESASKVQKVTIIPRGNAGGYTIMTPKDESNFSSKEDLFASIAGYLGGRAAEEIMFGKNKITTGAHDDLDKATNIARRMVTQFGMSTLGLTKYLTMQEESYGQTKGVYSDEVAFKIDTEINTILEKCYKTALEVINKHKDVLELIAESLRVLETITAEQIDYIDKHNKLPKEVVEEKNRKDAEDKKKETGAILEFEPDEDDK, encoded by the coding sequence ATGAAAAAGAAAAAATCTATATGATTATGGGTTTTATTTATAGTTATGTTAATAGTAATAGGAATTGTTATTTGACAGTTTATTGCAGGGACATCAGATAAACTAACAGAATCAGAATTCCTTGAGCTATTAATGAATAATAAAATAAGTAAAAATTCAACAGAACAGGTATACAGTGGTTTACATATTATATCTGGGTCATATACTAATAGTTCTGGAGTAGTAAGGAAGTTTGTTTTAACTTTAACTAATTCATCTTATACTTCACTTCGTGATGATAATAATGCTTTTAAGGATTTTACTCAAAACATAATAACAATATCACAAGGAAATTCACCGTTTATGACTTTAATAATTAATTTATTACCAATGGTAATTTTAATTGGTTTTTATATTTGAATATTTTCATCTATGTCAAAAGGTGGAATGGGTGGTGGAATGTTTGGCCCAGGTAAAAACACAAGACCAAGAGAAATTAAATCAGATGTTAAATTTTCAGATGTTGCAGGTATTAATGAAGAAAAAATTGAACTTGTTGAACTTGTTGATTATTTAAAAAATCCTAATAAATATGCATTAATGGGAGCTAGAGTACCAAAAGGTGTTCTTATGGAGGGGCCTCCTGGAACAGGTAAGACTTTATTAGCAAAAGCAGTTGCTGGAGAAGCTGGTGTTGCATTTTTCTCAATGGCTGGTTCTGAGTTTGAAGAAATGTTTGTTGGTTTAGGAGCAAGTAGAGTAAGAGATCTTTTTAGTGATGCTAAAAAAGCAGCACCATGTATCATTTTTATTGATGAAATTGATGCTGTTGGTAGAAAACGTAGTGGTGGAATGGGAGCTTCAACAAATGAACAAACATTAAATCAATTACTTGTTGAAATGGATGGTTTTGCATCAAATGCTGGAGTTATTGTTATGGCAGCAACTAACAGAGTTGATGTTTTAGATAGTGCCTTATTAAGACCAGGAAGATTTGACAGAACTATTCAAATATCATTACCAGATATTCGTGAGAGAGAAGCAATATTAAAACTTCATTCAAGAAATAAATCTGTATCACCTGAAATTGATTGAAAGCGTATTGCTGAAAGAACGCCAGGTTTTTCAGGAGCACAACTAGAAAATGTTCTTAATGAAGCAGCAATTCTTGTTGTTAGAGATAAAAGAAAAATGATTAATATTTTAGATATAGATGAAGCTATTGACAGAGTAGTTGGTGGACCAGCTAAAAAATCAAGAGCTATGACAATGCAAGATAAACAAATTGTTTCATATCACGAAGCAGGACATGCATTAATGGGATTGAGATTAGAATCTGCATCAAAGGTTCAAAAAGTTACTATAATTCCTAGAGGAAATGCAGGGGGTTATACAATTATGACTCCAAAGGATGAATCAAATTTTTCATCAAAAGAAGATTTATTTGCATCAATTGCTGGTTATCTTGGGGGTAGAGCTGCTGAAGAAATTATGTTTGGTAAAAATAAAATTACAACAGGAGCACATGATGATTTAGATAAAGCTACAAATATTGCAAGAAGAATGGTTACACAATTTGGTATGTCAACTTTAGGACTTACAAAATATTTAACAATGCAAGAGGAATCATATGGACAAACAAAGGGTGTTTATTCAGATGAGGTTGCATTTAAAATTGATACAGAGATAAACACTATTTTAGAGAAATGTTACAAAACTGCATTAGAAGTTATAAATAAGCATAAAGATGTTTTAGAATTAATTGCAGAGTCTTTAAGAGTATTAGAAACAATTACTGCTGAGCAAATTGATTACATTGATAAACATAATAAATTACCAAAAGAAGTTGTAGAAGAAAAAAACAGAAAAGATGCTGAAGATAAGAAAAAAGAAACTGGAGCAATATTAGAATTTGAACCAGATGAAGATGATAAGTAA
- the tilS gene encoding tRNA lysidine(34) synthetase TilS, giving the protein MLKKEEKYILGLSGGPDSVFLFNYLLENEFKNFVVCHVNYNFRIDSNKDVELIKKLCKENNIIFFIKTIKQNYSELKENFESWARNIRYDFFCKKLENQGADAILIAHNLNDHIETYLMQKQSNKKVSYFGINNQSFYKNKKILRPILSIKKSEILKYLDDMKISYITDYTNSNLIYERNRIRSTLRESSFNELIKEIRNKNNQLIEYQLKIKNLSISNELELNNFCNDNDWNEYLLFNFLEKNDFAQFLYKTKKAIVKEFLKQLLSKKKLIEIKKGNLVLMKDYETIRVLKSKDLNIFEIEDSENKYFKEQLIKNNIVNSENIIITNNWKKYQSKIFLNAKLLSKIYKDKKVNYLKRYENILIFDKTNKILLNKINI; this is encoded by the coding sequence TTGCTAAAAAAAGAAGAGAAATATATTTTAGGATTATCAGGCGGACCTGATAGTGTTTTTCTTTTTAATTACCTTTTGGAAAATGAATTTAAAAATTTTGTAGTTTGTCATGTAAATTATAATTTTAGAATAGATTCTAATAAAGATGTAGAGCTTATTAAAAAACTTTGCAAAGAAAATAATATTATTTTTTTTATTAAAACTATTAAGCAAAATTATAGTGAATTAAAAGAAAATTTTGAATCATGAGCAAGAAATATAAGATATGATTTTTTTTGTAAAAAATTGGAGAATCAAGGAGCTGATGCAATATTGATTGCTCATAATTTAAATGATCATATTGAAACATATTTGATGCAAAAACAAAGTAATAAAAAGGTTTCTTATTTTGGTATAAATAATCAATCCTTTTATAAAAATAAGAAAATATTAAGACCAATATTATCTATTAAAAAATCTGAAATTTTAAAATATTTGGATGATATGAAAATTTCTTATATTACTGACTATACAAATTCTAATTTAATATATGAAAGAAATAGAATAAGATCAACTCTTAGAGAAAGCAGTTTTAATGAATTAATTAAAGAAATTAGGAATAAAAATAATCAATTGATAGAGTATCAGTTAAAAATAAAAAACTTATCTATCTCTAATGAGTTAGAATTAAATAATTTTTGTAATGACAATGATTGAAATGAATATCTTTTATTTAACTTTTTAGAGAAAAATGACTTTGCTCAGTTTTTATATAAAACAAAAAAAGCAATTGTTAAAGAATTCTTAAAACAACTATTATCTAAAAAAAAGTTAATTGAAATAAAAAAAGGTAATCTAGTTTTAATGAAAGATTATGAAACTATTAGAGTATTAAAATCTAAGGATTTAAATATTTTTGAAATTGAAGATAGTGAAAATAAATACTTTAAAGAGCAGTTAATTAAAAATAATATAGTGAATAGTGAAAATATTATTATTACAAATAACTGAAAAAAATATCAATCTAAAATTTTTTTAAATGCTAAGTTGTTATCAAAAATATATAAAGATAAAAAGGTGAATTATCTTAAAAGATATGAAAATATTTTAATTTTTGATAAAACAAACAAAATACTTTTAAATAAAATAAACATATAA
- a CDS encoding tRNA1(Val) (adenine(37)-N6)-methyltransferase — MEVKNNILNYKKLKIIQDNKMFNFCIDSILLARFWKPSNKYKSILDFGTNNAIIPLIISRYTKSKITAIEIQEESCQIAKKNILLNNLEKQIEIVNMDIKKFVLDKNNQFDLIFCNPPFFKVDKESNLNKKSKFLVPARHEVLITLEEIIKSAKIALKNGGKFLMVHLSNRLDEIIILLKQNNFSVKKIQIVYSKEKQASKRVLIEAINDGNDGMKILEPLYIHNDDGSYKKEILEMFGD, encoded by the coding sequence ATGGAAGTAAAAAATAACATTTTAAATTATAAGAAACTTAAAATAATTCAAGATAATAAAATGTTTAATTTTTGTATTGACTCAATTTTATTGGCTAGATTTTGGAAACCCTCAAATAAGTATAAAAGTATTTTGGATTTTGGAACAAATAATGCAATTATTCCATTAATAATTTCTAGGTATACTAAATCAAAAATTACAGCTATTGAAATTCAAGAAGAGTCATGCCAAATTGCAAAAAAAAATATATTATTAAATAATTTAGAAAAGCAAATTGAAATAGTTAATATGGATATTAAAAAATTTGTTTTGGATAAAAATAACCAATTTGATTTAATCTTTTGTAACCCTCCATTTTTCAAAGTAGATAAAGAGTCAAATCTTAATAAGAAAAGTAAATTTTTAGTTCCAGCAAGACATGAGGTATTAATAACTTTAGAAGAAATAATAAAAAGTGCAAAAATAGCACTAAAAAATGGTGGTAAATTTCTTATGGTTCATTTGAGCAATAGGTTGGATGAAATTATTATTTTATTGAAACAAAATAATTTCTCAGTAAAGAAAATACAAATAGTTTATTCTAAAGAAAAACAAGCTTCAAAAAGAGTTCTTATTGAAGCAATTAATGATGGAAATGATGGAATGAAAATTTTAGAACCTTTATATATTCACAATGATGATGGATCTTATAAAAAGGAAATATTAGAAATGTTTGGTGATTAA
- the tmk gene encoding dTMP kinase, with translation MLFISLEGIDGSGKTTISKMIKDNLIQKGYKVLLTREPGGEPLAEELRRIILDEKNSINPWAETLLYVAARKQHLDSIILPALKEGTIVVCDRFMDSTSAYQGYARNIGMADVNELQSIVLGSTKPDLTIFFDITPKESQIRLMNRKRSADRMEQENQKFHEAVYEGYQILISENSDRIKVVDSRKQINEVLQQVDFLIDNALNERTKK, from the coding sequence ATGTTATTTATTTCATTAGAGGGTATTGATGGTTCAGGGAAAACAACAATTTCAAAAATGATTAAAGATAATTTAATTCAAAAGGGATATAAAGTTCTATTAACAAGAGAACCTGGTGGAGAACCATTGGCAGAGGAATTAAGAAGAATTATTCTAGATGAAAAAAATTCAATTAATCCATGAGCTGAAACTCTTTTATATGTAGCAGCAAGAAAACAGCATTTGGACTCAATTATATTACCTGCTTTAAAAGAAGGAACAATTGTTGTTTGTGATAGATTTATGGATTCAACATCTGCTTATCAAGGATATGCAAGAAATATAGGTATGGCGGATGTAAACGAATTACAAAGCATTGTTTTAGGATCAACAAAGCCGGATTTAACAATATTTTTTGATATAACTCCAAAGGAATCTCAAATAAGATTAATGAATAGAAAAAGAAGTGCTGATAGAATGGAACAAGAAAACCAAAAGTTTCATGAAGCAGTTTATGAGGGGTATCAAATTTTAATTTCTGAAAATTCAGATAGAATTAAAGTTGTTGATTCTAGAAAACAAATTAACGAGGTTTTGCAACAAGTAGATTTTTTAATTGATAATGCTCTTAATGAAAGAACAAAAAAATAA
- a CDS encoding toprim domain-containing protein → MDKIIEELKNIDGISKKAAEKIIFDLIINKNKISSLESIISQIKDSYSECDICFYFRENGECTFCDNKNRNQNIICVVSTKLDAIKIAKSNYNGIIHVLNGEINLNKNIGPEKIKISELFVRINKGIELLLALNLTFEGEVTSNYIANKAKGISEKISRIARGIPLGGVLDYIDQETLNDAILNRKKLDD, encoded by the coding sequence ATGGATAAAATAATTGAAGAGTTAAAAAATATTGATGGAATTAGTAAAAAGGCAGCTGAAAAAATTATTTTTGATTTAATAATTAACAAAAATAAAATTAGTTCATTGGAATCTATAATATCTCAAATAAAGGATTCATATAGTGAATGCGATATATGTTTTTATTTTAGAGAAAATGGAGAATGTACTTTTTGTGATAATAAAAATAGAAATCAAAATATTATTTGTGTCGTTTCTACAAAACTTGATGCTATAAAAATTGCCAAAAGCAATTACAATGGGATAATTCATGTATTAAATGGTGAAATAAATTTAAATAAAAATATAGGTCCCGAAAAAATAAAAATAAGTGAATTATTTGTTAGAATTAATAAAGGTATAGAATTATTGCTAGCTTTAAATTTAACATTTGAAGGAGAAGTTACTTCAAACTATATAGCTAATAAGGCAAAAGGAATAAGCGAGAAAATTTCTAGAATTGCAAGAGGAATTCCATTGGGTGGAGTTTTAGATTATATTGACCAAGAGACGTTAAATGATGCAATTTTAAATAGAAAGAAACTAGATGATTAG
- the dnaX gene encoding DNA polymerase III subunit gamma/tau: protein MENKKSLYREYRPKNFDQVAGHSGIKEILISQINSNSFGHALLFSGQRGTGKTSIAKIFAKIVDCQNLNGYNPCDNCTSCKEFNNNSHSDIFEIDAASNNGVEEIRHIKSNISLLPSFSKYKVYIIDEVHMLSNSAFNALLKTLEEPPKHVIFILATTEFSKIPATIISRCQLFNFKKIAQVNLEQKVEEICNLEGKEITKEALSEIYYMSDGSLRDALNYLEQALTISSKEVSVEILKKIFYIATKMEKINIIRNVIQGNTKEIISYFEVSNNQGIDFQTMTLSLLDIIKEIIEVKLTQDYTFLKNLTIDEFNSFNETNIKIFFDLADNISNSYTKSKNSNISFQYILINILKTVSTNKLISVNNMDEDISPIYSSKLNWDEPNENAEDWNNSKDILFNKTIETPIENAEEIKSQNIQKENVENNSFEIKNNIVDFFKENGDSKFLKLQMKLLISESNIYKNFIDFTNDQIINVLVGANKEARKYFEEKFERIFDEDVINNNSKFIENFIMFYGSKITASSQDSIILVSEERTISKWINNRLQNSEIRKLIYKYFGKEVKIISLDKKRWSEIRIEFMDRKDNNKLTNFESINTESFYEMLKTKDDKEENEYLKRAKEILGDQNIKVVN from the coding sequence ATGGAGAATAAGAAGTCACTTTATAGAGAATATAGACCAAAGAATTTTGACCAAGTTGCAGGGCATTCTGGAATTAAAGAAATATTAATATCTCAGATTAATTCAAATTCATTTGGTCATGCTTTATTATTTTCTGGTCAAAGAGGAACAGGAAAGACATCAATTGCTAAAATATTTGCAAAGATAGTTGATTGTCAAAATTTAAATGGGTATAACCCGTGTGATAATTGTACTAGTTGTAAAGAATTTAATAATAATTCACACTCTGATATATTTGAAATAGATGCAGCTTCAAACAATGGAGTTGAAGAAATTAGACATATAAAATCTAATATATCTTTATTACCAAGTTTTTCTAAGTATAAAGTTTATATAATTGATGAAGTTCATATGCTATCAAACTCTGCTTTTAATGCTTTACTTAAAACTTTAGAAGAACCTCCTAAACATGTAATCTTTATTTTGGCAACTACAGAGTTTTCAAAAATTCCAGCAACAATAATTTCAAGATGTCAGCTATTTAATTTTAAAAAAATTGCTCAAGTAAATTTGGAACAAAAAGTTGAAGAAATATGTAATTTAGAAGGAAAAGAAATAACTAAAGAAGCTTTAAGCGAGATTTATTACATGTCAGATGGATCTTTAAGAGATGCTCTTAATTACTTAGAACAAGCTTTAACAATTTCTAGTAAAGAGGTTAGCGTTGAAATTCTTAAAAAAATATTTTATATTGCAACAAAAATGGAAAAAATTAATATTATTAGAAATGTAATTCAAGGTAATACAAAAGAGATAATATCTTATTTTGAAGTTTCAAATAATCAAGGAATTGATTTCCAAACAATGACTTTAAGTCTTTTAGATATTATTAAAGAGATAATTGAAGTTAAACTTACACAGGATTATACATTTTTGAAAAATTTAACAATTGATGAATTTAATAGCTTTAATGAAACTAATATAAAAATCTTCTTTGATTTAGCAGATAACATATCTAATTCTTATACAAAGTCTAAAAATTCAAATATAAGTTTTCAATATATATTAATAAATATATTGAAAACTGTTTCTACTAATAAACTTATAAGTGTTAATAATATGGACGAAGATATTTCCCCTATTTACAGCTCTAAATTAAATTGAGATGAACCAAATGAAAATGCAGAGGATTGAAATAATTCCAAAGATATTTTATTTAATAAGACTATTGAAACACCAATAGAAAATGCAGAAGAAATTAAATCTCAAAATATTCAAAAGGAAAATGTAGAAAATAATAGTTTCGAAATTAAAAATAATATAGTTGACTTTTTTAAAGAAAATGGAGACTCCAAATTCTTAAAACTACAGATGAAATTATTAATTTCGGAATCAAATATTTATAAAAACTTTATAGATTTTACAAATGATCAGATTATTAATGTTTTAGTAGGTGCCAATAAAGAAGCAAGAAAATATTTTGAAGAAAAATTTGAGCGTATTTTTGATGAAGATGTAATTAATAATAATTCAAAATTTATAGAAAATTTTATTATGTTTTATGGTTCAAAAATAACAGCTTCTAGTCAAGATTCTATTATTTTAGTATCTGAGGAAAGAACTATATCGAAATGAATTAATAATAGACTTCAAAATTCAGAGATAAGAAAGTTAATATATAAATATTTTGGTAAGGAAGTAAAAATAATTTCCTTAGATAAAAAAAGATGATCTGAAATTAGAATTGAATTTATGGATAGAAAAGACAATAATAAATTAACTAACTTTGAAAGTATTAATACTGAGTCTTTCTATGAAATGTTAAAAACAAAAGATGATAAAGAAGAAAACGAATATTTAAAAAGAGCTAAAGAAATTTTAGGAGATCAAAATATTAAGGTTGTGAATTAA
- a CDS encoding deaminase, protein MELIFNILVKELKKCKKNKDVPVSALLIDTNNKIVAKSFNSRQKKYNFSNHAEIRVLNKMYKRMRTKNLGEYKLVTTLKPCLMCITVIEEANIKNVLYYLDNIKCNYNRISTDIKFEKMGDHKQYKVFESELKEFFLNLRK, encoded by the coding sequence ATGGAATTAATTTTTAATATACTAGTTAAAGAATTAAAGAAATGTAAGAAGAATAAGGATGTTCCAGTTTCAGCCTTATTAATTGATACTAATAATAAAATTGTTGCAAAATCCTTTAATAGTAGGCAAAAGAAGTATAATTTCTCAAATCATGCTGAAATTAGAGTTTTAAATAAAATGTATAAAAGAATGAGAACTAAAAATTTGGGAGAATATAAGTTAGTAACTACATTAAAACCTTGTTTGATGTGTATTACAGTTATTGAAGAAGCCAATATAAAGAATGTCTTATATTATTTAGATAATATAAAGTGTAATTATAATAGAATATCAACTGATATAAAATTTGAAAAAATGGGAGATCATAAACAATATAAAGTTTTTGAAAGCGAATTAAAAGAATTCTTTTTAAATTTGAGGAAATAA